Within Amycolatopsis sp. cg5, the genomic segment CGCAACGCCTGGCGTGGGCTCACGTCGATGCGTACCGCGCTGGTGCTGCTGTTCCTGCTCGCGCTCGCGGCGCTGCCTGGCGCCTTGCTGCCGCAGCGCACGCTCAACGCGCCCAAGACCGAGGCGTACATCACCGCGCACGGCTGGTGGGGTGCGCTGCTCGACCGCGCGCAGTTCTTCGAGGTGTACGGCAGCGTCTGGTTTTCGGCGATCTACCTGCTGCTGATGATCTCGCTCGTCGGCTGCCTGACGCCGCGCAGCTTCGAGTACGTGAAGTCGATGCGGGCGAAGCCGGTGCTGACGCCGCGCAATCTCGCGCGGATGCCGCACTACACGCGGTTCGTCACCGAGCGGACGCCGGACGAGGTGTTCGCCGACAGCCGGAAACGGTTGGGGCGCTGGCGGATCGCCGAGCACGGCGACAGTCTCTCCGCCGAGAAGGGCTATCTGCGCGAGACCGGGAACCTGGTGTTCCACTTCGGGATGCTCGGGCTGATCGTGTTCTTCGCGCTGGGCAAGATGTTCGGCTACGAGGGCCAGGTCATCGTGCAGGCCAACGGGAAAGACCAGTTCTGCAACTCCGGCATCTACGCCTACGACGCCTTCAACGCCGGCCTGCGTGTCGACGGGACCGACCTGAATCCCTTCTGTGTCAAGGTGAACGACTTCACCGCGAAGTACACCGACATCGGCCAGCCGATCCAGTACTCGGCGGACGTCGAATACCAGACCGCGGGTGACCTGAGCACCTGGAAGCCTTACCGCCTCGAGGTCAACTCGCCGCTGCGCACCGGCGGCGAGCGGCTTTACCTGCTCGGGTACGGGTATTCGCCGACGTTCACCGTCACCTACCCCGACGGCACCAGCCGCACGCAGACCATCCAGTGGCGGCCGGTGAACGAGCAGACCAAGCTCTCCGAGGGCGCGACCAAGTTCGACCCGCCTGGCATCACCGACCCGGCCGTGCGGCGCACCAAGCAGCTCGCGATCACCGGGCTGCTCGCGCCGACCGCGTTCCTGCACGGCAACGTGCTCACCTCGGCGCGGCCGGAGCTGGACAAGCCCGCCGTCGCCATCGACGTGCTGCGCGGCGACATCGGCACCGACAACGGCAAGGGGCAGTCGATCTTCGAGGTCGACCAGTCGCTGATCAACGACGGCAGGCTGAAGAAGGTCGCGCGCAAGAACCTCGAAGTCGGCCAGGACGTGGCGCTCGACGACGGCACCAAGATCCGCTTCGACGGCGCCCGCCCGTGGGTCTCGCTGCAGGTCTCGCACGACCCGACGCAGGGCTACGTGCTCGTCTGCGCGATCGCCATGCTGCTCGGTCTCGGCGCGTCTTTGCTGGTCAAGCGGCGGCGGGTGTGGGTACGGGCGACACCGGGCGGCGAGGGCGAGGCAGGTACCGTGGTCGAGGTCGCCGGGCTCGCCCGCACCGACCAAGCGGGCTACGGCGAGGAGTTCACCCGGATCACCCGGGAGTTGGGTAAGGGGTCCTGAGCATGCCGATCAACGAGACGCTGTCGCAGTACAGCGACTGGTCGTACACCACGGCGGCGGCGATTTACGTGCTGGCGCTGGTGTTCTTCCTCATCGAGCAGTCGTTCGGCGCCAAGGGCCGTGCCGCCGCCGAGCGCGCGAAGCAGAAGGTGCTGGTCGGCGCCGGTGGCCCGTCGGTCACCGAGACCCCCGGTGTGATCTCCACCCCGCCGCAGACCGGCCGCGCGGAGCGGATCGGGCGGATGGGCGCCGCGCTCCTCGTGCTCGGCGCGCTGCTGCACCTGAGCGCGATCGTGCTGCGCGGGCTCGCGACGCACCGCGCGCCGTGGGGCAACATGTACGAGTACGGCATGGCGACCATGTTCGTCGCGGTCGTCACCTGGCTGGTGGTGATCAAGAAGTTCCCGGTGCGGCACCTGTCGGGGTTCATGCTGCTGCCGGTCGTGATCCTGATGTTCGTCAACGGCACGATGCTGTACACGATCGCCGCGCCGGTCCAGCCCGCGCTGCAGTCGTACTGGCTGATCATCCACGTCTCCGCGGCCATCCTGTCCTCCGGCGCGTTCCTGGTGCCCGGGGTGGCCAGCGTGCTCTACCTGTTCCGGACCGCGCACGACAGCAACCCGGCGAAGTTCCCCAAGTTCGGCCCGAAGCTGCCCGAGGCCGACGTGCTCGACCGGATCGCGTACCGGACGACGATCATCTGCTTCCCGATCTTCACCTTCGGCGTGCTCTGCGGCGCCGTCTGGGCCGAGGCCGCGTGGGGCCGGTTCTGGGGCTGGGACCCCAAGGAGACAGTCGCCTTCATCGCCTGGGTCATCTACGCCGCGTACCTGCACTCCCGCGCGACCGCCGGCTGGCGCGGCAAGCGCGCCGCGGTGATCAACGTGGTCGGCTTCTCGGCGACCGTCTTCAACCTGTTCTTCGTCAACCTGGTCACGGCGGGGCTGCACTCCTACGCCGGGGTCGGCTGATGATCCACCTCACGCCCGGCTACCGTGCGTGGGTAAGGCGTTCAAGGTAAGCGGGAGGAACACACCGGTGACCGGACCCAGCGAAGAGCCGACCCAGGGGCCCGCCGAACCGGCAGAGTCCACCTCGGCGGAACCGATGTTCTCCGAGGACCGGACCGACTCCACGCCGCACCCGAACTCCGGCGGTTACCAGGTCAACCCGGCCACCTCAGGCCCGCACCAGGTCAATCCCAGCAGCTCGGGACCGCACCAGGTCAACCCGAACATGTCCGGGCCCTACCAGGTGAACCCCAACGTCTCCGGCCCGTACCCGGTGCCGCAGTACGACCAGAACCTGCCGCCGTTGCACCCGCAGGCCCAGGCGCAGCAGTACCAGCAGCAGCCCGGTCAGCTGCCGCAGCCGCAGCACGGGCGGCACGCCATGAACGGCGGCGCCGACCTGTCCACCGCGCACCTGGTCAAGCAGGTCAAGCGCCGCCCGCAGTCGGGCTGGCGCAAGGCGGTCTACGTCGGCTCCGGCAAGCTGATCAACCCGGGTGAGAGCCCGGCGGACACGAAGCGTCGCGAGCTGATCGGCCGGGTCAACCAGCCGCTGCGTGGCTGCTACAAGATCGCGATGCTGAGCCTCAAGGGCGGCGTCGGCAAGACCACCACCACCACCACGCTCGGCTCGACGTTCGCCTCGCTGCGCGGTGACCGCGTGGTCGCCGTCGACGCGAACCCCGACCGCGGCACGCTGTCGCAGAAGATCCCGATCGAGACCACCGCGACCGTGCGGCACCTGCTGCGCGACGCGGACCGGATCACCCGCTACAGCGACGTCCGCTCGTACACCTCGCAGGGCTCCAGCAGGCTTGAGATCCTCGCCAGCGAGCAGGATCCGGCCGTGTCGGAGGCGTTCTCCGAGGAGGACTACCGGCGCACGGTCAACCTGCTTGAGCACTTCTACAACATCGTGCTCACCGACTGCGGCACCGGCTTGATGCACTCGGCGATGAAGGGCGTCCTCGACGTCGCGGACTCGCTGGTGATCGTCTCGTCCGGTTCGGTGGACGGCGCGCGCAGCGCTTCGGCGACGCTGGACTGGCTGGAGGCGCACGGCTACGGCGAGCTGGTCAAACGCTCGGTCGCGGTGATCAACTCGGTGCGTCCCAAGGGCGGCTCCGTCGACCTGGACAAGCTCTCCGCGCACTTCGGCGCGCGGGTGCGCGCGGTGTGCCGCATCCCGTTCGACCCGCACCTCGAAGAGGGCGCGGAGATCGAGCTGGACCGGCTGAACCCGGACACCAGGCTCGGGCTGCTCGAACTGGCCGCGACCGTCGCGGACGGCTTCGCGGGCCCCCAGCAGCAGTACCGCTGAGCCGGGATAAAGCCCGCTTTACTCCCGGGAGTAAAGCCCGCTTTATCCCGGGGTGATGCTCACCCTTCGTCGTCCCCGCGCTTGCGCTGCTGCTCACCGAGCTTGCGCAGGAAGTCGGGGTCGTCGTCGGGTGCGATCGTGCGGGGCCTGCTGGCCACGCCGACCCGCTCGGCGCCGAACGCTCGCCACAACAGGACGGCGACGGTGACAGCACCGATCAACGCGAGCAGGAAGAACACCATTTCGCCCGCTCCCTTCCGTATACCCCCGAGGGTAACCCAGGAAAGCCACAAAGGGCCGCGAGCGTGGCCGCCCAGACGGCCCCTGGCGGCACCGCGGGATTGCCCAAGTACAAACCCGGTACTAGGGCAATCCCGCGGCACCGCCAGGAACCGTCTGGGTATGCACTCACTCAAGAGCCGAACAGTGCGGCTCAGATCTTGCGGGTGGGCTCGCTCGCGTCGGTGGTGAGCTCGGCCAGTAGCTCGTTGACCTCGGACTCGCGGAACCTCCGGTGGCCCCCAGGGGTCCGGATGGAGCCGATGCGGCCGGCGGTCGCCCACCGGGTCACGGTCTTCGGGTCGACTCGGAACAACGCGGCGACTTCGCCCGGCGTGAGGAGTCGTCCTCCCATGGTCGCGGTCATTTTCCGCCTCCTTAACGACTTCGCTGCTATACCGGGGGCAGAACAGGCTGCTCGCCTGCCTTCGCCGGGTGCTAACACGGCAATCGTTGCATCTCACCCGTCAGGTACTCGAACGGTTGTCCAAGAGTAAAGAGCCCTTAAAGGATAAATCGGTCATGTCGTGAGCTTTGACATGGCCCATAGGGTGGGTCGGTGGATTCCCTGGATCGGAAGATCATCGCGGCGCTGCGGGTCAACGGACGAGCGACTTATGCCGACCTCGGCAGATCCGTGGGGCTGTCCGCGTCGTCGGTGCACGAGCGGGTCGGGAAGCTCGAAGCCGCCGGCGTCATCACCGGCTACCACGCCGTCGTGAACCCCAGCGCCGTCGGACTCGGCGTCACCGCGCTGGTCGGCATCCAGCCGACCGACACGGCGGAGGACGACGACGTCGCCGAGGCGCTCAGCCAGCTCGACGAGGTCGAAAGCTGCTACGCCGTGGCAGGCGACGAGGCCTTCGTGGTCAAGGTGCGGGTTTCGACCGTGGACGACCTGGAACGCGCGCTCAGCAGGCTGCGCCGGATCGCCGGGGTCGCACGCACGCGCACGACGGTCGTGCTGTCCACCCGGTTCGAGGGCAGGGCGAACAACGCCAGCCTCGACAGCCCGAGCGTGAACAGCGGCGCGTAACCTGCTGGTTCGTGAGCACAGATCACCTGTACCGCGACCTGACTCTGTACATGTTCGCCCGGTTCGCGCTGGTCGCCGTCATCGCCGCGCCGCTCGCGCTGGCGAACGTGCCGGTGCTGGTCGCGCTGGTGGTCGGCATCATCGCCGGGCTGCCGCTCGGGATGCTGCTGCTCCGCCCGCTCAACGCGCGGGTGACCGCCGGGCTGGCCAAGCGCAACGAGAAGCGCGCCACCGAGCGCGCGAAGCTACGCGCGCAGCTGCGGGGTGACTCGTGAGGCTCAACCGCCGCAGCTGGGTCCGCGAGGCCGTCCGGATCATCGAGGCCGACGCCAACCGCAGCGCCGACACGCACCTGCACGTCTTCCCGCTGCCGCCGGACTGGGGCATCGACCTGTACCTCAAGGACGAGTCCGTCCACCCGACCGGCTCGCTCAAGCACCGGCTCGCCCGCTCGCTGCTGCTCTACGGGCTCGTCAACGGCATGATCGGCCCGGAGACCGTGCTCATCGAGGCCTCCAGCGGCTCGACGGCGGTGTCCGAGGCCTACTTCGCGCGGATGCTCGGGCTGAAGTTCGTCACCGTGGTGCCGCGCAAGACCAGCCCGGAGAAGGTCGCGCTCATCGAGTTCTACGGCGGGCAGTGTCACTTCGTCGACACCCCGGCCGCGATGTACACCGAGGCCGAGCGCCTCGCGTCGGAGTGCAACGGGCACTACCTCGACCAGTTCACCTACGCCGAGCGCGCGACGGACTGGCGCGGCAACAACAACATCGCCGAGTCGGTCTACGCGCAGATGGTGTCCGAGCGGCACCCGATCCCGTCGTGGATCGTCGTCGGCGCCGGCACCGGCGGCACCAGCGCCACCTTCGGCCGGTACGTCCGCTATCGCAGGCACCCCACGAAGATCGCCGTCGTCGACCCGGAGAACTCGTCGTTCTACGGCGCGTGGGAGACCGGCGCGCTCGACTACGGCACCGGGATGCCGTCGCGCATCGAGGGCATCGGACGGCCGCGCTGTGAACCGTCGTTCGTCCCGACCGTGATCGACGAGATGATCCAGGTGCCCGACGCCGGGTCGCTGGCGGCCATTAGGCTGCTGCGCCAGCGCACGGGGCACTGGGCGGGCGGTTCGACGGGAACCAACCTCTACGGCGCCTTCCAGCTCATCTCGCGCATGCTCGACGAAGGCCAGGCGGGCAGCGTCGTGACGCTGCTGTGCGACGGCGGCGAGCGGTACGCCAACACGTACTACAACGACGAGTGGCTGACCGAGCAGAACCTCGACATCGCGCCCTACCAGGCGAAGTTCGAGAAGTTCCTGACCAGCGGGACGTTCTCAGCCGACGAATAGGCCGACGGTCGTCAGGACGGCCCAGGCGAGCATGGCGAGCCCGGTGTCACGCAGCGCCGGGATCAGCGCGCGGCCCTGCGCGTCCGTCCGGATCGCCTGTACGGACTTGATCAGCAGCGGCGCGCTGAGCAGCGCGAGCAGCGTCACCGGGTACGAGAACCACAGCGCGACGGTCATCACGTACGGGATGGCCACCAGCGTCAGGTAAAGACGGCGGGTGCCCTGGTCGCCGAGGCGGGTGGCCAGTGTCCGCTTGCCGGCCTCGATGTCGGTGGGGATGTCGCGCAGGTTGTTGGCGACCAGCACGCCGCTCGAGAAGCAGCCGACCGCGACCGCGCAGGCGAGCGCGGCCCAGCTGAGCCGCTCCGACTGGACGTAGACCGTGCCGAGCACGCCGGCGAGCCCGAAGAAGACGAACACGGCGATCTCGCCGAAGCCGTAGTAGCCGTACGGCTTCTTGCCGCCGGTGTAGAACCAGGCGCCGAGGATGCTCGCGCCGCCGATGACCAGCAGCAGCCAGCGGCCGGTCAGCACGACCGTGAGCAGGCCGAGCACGCCGGACAGCGCGAGCGAGCCGAGCGCGGCCGCCAGCACGGCTTTCGGCTTGGCCTTGCCGGAGCCGACCAGGCGCAGCGGCCCGACGCGGTTGTCGTCGGTGCCGCGGACGCCGTCGGAGTAGTCGTTGGCGTAGTTGACGCCGACGATCAGCGCCAGCGCGACGAAGAGCGCGAGCAGCGAGCGCCACCAGGAGAAGGCGTCCAGCGCGGCGGCGGCGCCGGCTCCGGCGACCACGGGGGCCACGGCGTTCGGCAACGTCCGCGGGCGTGCCCCTTCGATCCACTCACTCACTGTCGCCATGGCGACATTCTTGCAAGATCAGCCGAGAGGCTAGGCGGTGGTCTCCGAGTTCACGGACCAGGTGAGCGTGCCGCTGCTCGGCAACGCGGGCGGTGCGACTACGAGGAAGCTGAGCGCGGCTACGGCGGCGATGATTCGGGTGCGCATCACC encodes:
- a CDS encoding BldC family transcriptional regulator codes for the protein MTATMGGRLLTPGEVAALFRVDPKTVTRWATAGRIGSIRTPGGHRRFRESEVNELLAELTTDASEPTRKI
- a CDS encoding Lrp/AsnC family transcriptional regulator, which produces MDSLDRKIIAALRVNGRATYADLGRSVGLSASSVHERVGKLEAAGVITGYHAVVNPSAVGLGVTALVGIQPTDTAEDDDVAEALSQLDEVESCYAVAGDEAFVVKVRVSTVDDLERALSRLRRIAGVARTRTTVVLSTRFEGRANNASLDSPSVNSGA
- a CDS encoding cytochrome c biogenesis protein ResB translates to MTTTEERPAYSAPKLAFLRNAWRGLTSMRTALVLLFLLALAALPGALLPQRTLNAPKTEAYITAHGWWGALLDRAQFFEVYGSVWFSAIYLLLMISLVGCLTPRSFEYVKSMRAKPVLTPRNLARMPHYTRFVTERTPDEVFADSRKRLGRWRIAEHGDSLSAEKGYLRETGNLVFHFGMLGLIVFFALGKMFGYEGQVIVQANGKDQFCNSGIYAYDAFNAGLRVDGTDLNPFCVKVNDFTAKYTDIGQPIQYSADVEYQTAGDLSTWKPYRLEVNSPLRTGGERLYLLGYGYSPTFTVTYPDGTSRTQTIQWRPVNEQTKLSEGATKFDPPGITDPAVRRTKQLAITGLLAPTAFLHGNVLTSARPELDKPAVAIDVLRGDIGTDNGKGQSIFEVDQSLINDGRLKKVARKNLEVGQDVALDDGTKIRFDGARPWVSLQVSHDPTQGYVLVCAIAMLLGLGASLLVKRRRVWVRATPGGEGEAGTVVEVAGLARTDQAGYGEEFTRITRELGKGS
- the ccsB gene encoding c-type cytochrome biogenesis protein CcsB; this translates as MPINETLSQYSDWSYTTAAAIYVLALVFFLIEQSFGAKGRAAAERAKQKVLVGAGGPSVTETPGVISTPPQTGRAERIGRMGAALLVLGALLHLSAIVLRGLATHRAPWGNMYEYGMATMFVAVVTWLVVIKKFPVRHLSGFMLLPVVILMFVNGTMLYTIAAPVQPALQSYWLIIHVSAAILSSGAFLVPGVASVLYLFRTAHDSNPAKFPKFGPKLPEADVLDRIAYRTTIICFPIFTFGVLCGAVWAEAAWGRFWGWDPKETVAFIAWVIYAAYLHSRATAGWRGKRAAVINVVGFSATVFNLFFVNLVTAGLHSYAGVG
- a CDS encoding DUF4229 domain-containing protein: MSTDHLYRDLTLYMFARFALVAVIAAPLALANVPVLVALVVGIIAGLPLGMLLLRPLNARVTAGLAKRNEKRATERAKLRAQLRGDS
- a CDS encoding 1,4-dihydroxy-2-naphthoate polyprenyltransferase — its product is MATVSEWIEGARPRTLPNAVAPVVAGAGAAAALDAFSWWRSLLALFVALALIVGVNYANDYSDGVRGTDDNRVGPLRLVGSGKAKPKAVLAAALGSLALSGVLGLLTVVLTGRWLLLVIGGASILGAWFYTGGKKPYGYYGFGEIAVFVFFGLAGVLGTVYVQSERLSWAALACAVAVGCFSSGVLVANNLRDIPTDIEAGKRTLATRLGDQGTRRLYLTLVAIPYVMTVALWFSYPVTLLALLSAPLLIKSVQAIRTDAQGRALIPALRDTGLAMLAWAVLTTVGLFVG
- a CDS encoding PLP-dependent cysteine synthase family protein; its protein translation is MRLNRRSWVREAVRIIEADANRSADTHLHVFPLPPDWGIDLYLKDESVHPTGSLKHRLARSLLLYGLVNGMIGPETVLIEASSGSTAVSEAYFARMLGLKFVTVVPRKTSPEKVALIEFYGGQCHFVDTPAAMYTEAERLASECNGHYLDQFTYAERATDWRGNNNIAESVYAQMVSERHPIPSWIVVGAGTGGTSATFGRYVRYRRHPTKIAVVDPENSSFYGAWETGALDYGTGMPSRIEGIGRPRCEPSFVPTVIDEMIQVPDAGSLAAIRLLRQRTGHWAGGSTGTNLYGAFQLISRMLDEGQAGSVVTLLCDGGERYANTYYNDEWLTEQNLDIAPYQAKFEKFLTSGTFSADE
- a CDS encoding AAA family ATPase — encoded protein: MTGPSEEPTQGPAEPAESTSAEPMFSEDRTDSTPHPNSGGYQVNPATSGPHQVNPSSSGPHQVNPNMSGPYQVNPNVSGPYPVPQYDQNLPPLHPQAQAQQYQQQPGQLPQPQHGRHAMNGGADLSTAHLVKQVKRRPQSGWRKAVYVGSGKLINPGESPADTKRRELIGRVNQPLRGCYKIAMLSLKGGVGKTTTTTTLGSTFASLRGDRVVAVDANPDRGTLSQKIPIETTATVRHLLRDADRITRYSDVRSYTSQGSSRLEILASEQDPAVSEAFSEEDYRRTVNLLEHFYNIVLTDCGTGLMHSAMKGVLDVADSLVIVSSGSVDGARSASATLDWLEAHGYGELVKRSVAVINSVRPKGGSVDLDKLSAHFGARVRAVCRIPFDPHLEEGAEIELDRLNPDTRLGLLELAATVADGFAGPQQQYR